The sequence TCTTCTAGAGGGAGATGGTGATCCTGTTCGGTTATATCTTGCTATTAAGGGAGTTTTAGAGCCAGCATCAGCGTCAACACCAGCGGGGCAGTAAAAAAGATTTTTCAATAGGGTTTATGCGGGTTAAGGGACGTAGTAACTGAAAAGTAAATTAGGAGGCCCTATGACCCGTATTGAATGTAGTCAAAATCAATCCCAACAAATCAATCCCTTAGCGGAGTTAGGGTGTTTTGTAGAACAAAACATTTTGCATCCCATTCAAAAGCGCGTCGATCATTTTGTTAAAGCGTCACTGCTCGTTTATGACCAATTTGCGAAATTAGTTGATGCTCCCCCAACACCTCCAAAAGGGTCTCCTCATGAAATTGTTTTAAAACGAGTAGAAAATTATAAACCATGGAAGCAGAACCGTTTTCCCCATAGCCCATATTCACAACGCATGGCCGAAGCCCTTGAGCGCTACACTAGCGGCCCCATTCGCGTTAAACCAAAAGACCCAAAACCCATAGAACTTCCTTGGATCATCCAAGCCTACGCAGAAGTAGGCAAATTACCTTTCCGAGCAGTTGGTTCATTGCAGGGATGTAATAAAAGCAGTGGTGGTGGGTTTGTGGGCAGTGTAGATCCTGATTCAGGTATAGATAATCACGCTCCCAAGTTTGCTAATGTTCCACCACTAACTGTTCAGGCTGGCAAACATTTGTCACATATCATTGGTGCTACTGATGAGGATGGGGATGATTTATTTTTTTATTTGTCAAATAAGAAAGATCTTCCTGAAGGTATTACCCTAGATAGAGAAACTGGGCAGTTAAGTTGGACTCCAACTGAAGATCAAGTTGGATTTTATCAGCTCGTTATAAGGGTCTACGATGGACAAGAAGAAACATATCAAACAATTTCAATTGAAGTCACAGCAGCAGAGCCTCCTGTTAAGCCAGAGGAAGAAGCTCCATGCGTTAGTCCAGAAGATGGAGAAATTTATCATTTAGACGGTAGGCCCTTTCATCCAGTAAAAGATACAACTATTTGTCCTGGAATTTACAAAAATATTCAAATTTCAATTTGGGGAGCAGAAAACGTAGTAATAAAGGGAGAAAATGTTATTTTAGATGGTAAGCATGTAGGTGTAAATAGTGAAGGAGGAATATTTTGGAGTCAACCGATGGAAATGGGGAATTGTACTGGGGTTACAATAACCGGTTTTACATTTCGTGGACACACAGGAGTGCAGGTGAACAGTTCAAATAATAATACTTTTGAAAATCTTTCTTTTGAATATGAATACAATTTGATTGACGATGGATATGGCGTGCTTACATCTGACGAGCCCTGGAGTCTATTTATCCTATTTGGTTCTGATAATAACTTATTAAGAGGTTTTAAAATTTATAATGGTTCTTCAATCTATTTGGATGATGGGAGTGATAACAATACGATTCAAGATGTAGAACTTGTTAATACGGTAGGTTGTACACCTGTTACTCCGAGTGGCATTCCAAACATTGAAGCAGGGTGGGGTACTATTTTTGATAATATTTCCATTGAAGGCAATCTTGGTGATGTGTTTTCGTTAGGCAGTGGCAGTGTCTTAAAAAACAGCACTATTCACAATCAATGTGGTAATTATGCTGCCTTAACCATTGATTCGGATAATG is a genomic window of Deltaproteobacteria bacterium containing:
- a CDS encoding putative Ig domain-containing protein, with the protein product MTRIECSQNQSQQINPLAELGCFVEQNILHPIQKRVDHFVKASLLVYDQFAKLVDAPPTPPKGSPHEIVLKRVENYKPWKQNRFPHSPYSQRMAEALERYTSGPIRVKPKDPKPIELPWIIQAYAEVGKLPFRAVGSLQGCNKSSGGGFVGSVDPDSGIDNHAPKFANVPPLTVQAGKHLSHIIGATDEDGDDLFFYLSNKKDLPEGITLDRETGQLSWTPTEDQVGFYQLVIRVYDGQEETYQTISIEVTAAEPPVKPEEEAPCVSPEDGEIYHLDGRPFHPVKDTTICPGIYKNIQISIWGAENVVIKGENVILDGKHVGVNSEGGIFWSQPMEMGNCTGVTITGFTFRGHTGVQVNSSNNNTFENLSFEYEYNLIDDGYGVLTSDEPWSLFILFGSDNNLLRGFKIYNGSSIYLDDGSDNNTIQDVELVNTVGCTPVTPSGIPNIEAGWGTIFDNISIEGNLGDVFSLGSGSVLKNSTIHNQCGNYAALTIDSDNEVYNNVIVSETKGIRVREGNNKIHNNDLTMTETPISVELYQPGNQIYDNNPNTIVYEE